The Pectinophora gossypiella chromosome 10, ilPecGoss1.1, whole genome shotgun sequence genome contains a region encoding:
- the LOC126370273 gene encoding uncharacterized protein LOC126370273 — translation MISSLADSSFKQYNTYINKWYDFCKQNNTPLYDASIFKVMEFLTDLYNSGNQYGSLNCCRAALSLILGTNISTDYRIQRFFKGVFRLRPTIPKYDITWDTGCVLDYLALLYPNEAISMEKLAKKCVTLLALVTAHRVQTLSKINIYNIKMFPDKIVTKISDLIKTSKVGTNNPVLTLPFFLQKPGICPAKSLISYINRTASIRESDYLFISFKRPHKAVTTQTLSRWIKSTLKDSGVDVSIFSAHSTRHAATSQAYSAGVSIDQIRKTASWSQNSTTFGKFYNRTIMTTNEAELARAILNNNL, via the coding sequence ATGATTAGTTCTTTAGCTGATTCATCTTTTAAACAGTACAacacctatattaataaatggtatgatttttgtaaacaaaataacacacCTTTATACGATGCATCAATATTTAAAGTCATGGAGTTCCTTACTGATTTATATAATAGTGGCAATCAATATGGTTCGTTAAATTGCTGTAGAGCAGCCTTGTCCTTAATTTTAGGAACCAATATATCAACGGATTATCGTATTCAAAGGTTCTTCAAAGGTGTGTTTAGGCTAAGACCTACTATTCCCAAGTACGATATCACTTGGGACACTGGGTGCGTGCTAGATTACCTGGCTCTCTTGTACCCTAACGAGGCCATATCAAtggaaaaacttgcaaaaaaatgtgtaacattACTGGCACTGGTTACCGCCCATAGGGTACAAACCCtgtcgaaaataaatatttataacattaagatGTTTCCAGATAAGATTGTTACCAAAATTTCAGATCTCATCAAAACTTCGAAAGTCGGTACGAATAATCCAGtccttaccttacctttctTTCTGCAAAAACCTGGGATTTGCCCAGCCAAGTCATTAATTAGCTACATAAATAGAACGGCCTCAATTAGAGAGTCAGATTacctttttatcagttttaagcGGCCTCATAAAGCCGTCACCACACAAACACTCAGTCGTTGGATTAAGTCTACACTGAAAGATTCTGGTGTGGATGTGTCAATCTTTTCAGCACATAGCACGCGCCACGCTGCCACATCCCAGGCATACAGCGCAGGGGTTAGCATTGACCAGATTCGAAAAACTGCTAGTTGGAGTCAAAACTCCACCACGTTTGGAAAATTCTACAATAGAACCATCATGACCACAAACGAGGCAGAGTTGGCTCgtgctatattaaataataatttgtaa